The following are from one region of the Shinella sp. PSBB067 genome:
- the lpdA gene encoding dihydrolipoyl dehydrogenase yields the protein MSNAYDVIIIGSGPGGYIAAIRAAQLGLKTAIVEREHLAGICSNWGCIPTKALLRSAEIFHYAQHPGDYGVKIDGTVTADLAAIVARSRGIAQRMNAGVGFLMKKNKVDIIWGEAKLTKPGEIVVSRTTKAIQQPQAPLPKTVLPEGTYTAKHIVIATGARPRALPGIEPDGKLIWTYFEAMKPEAMPKSLLVMGSGAIGIEFASFYRTLGVEVTVVEVMKTVMPVEDAEISALAKKQFEKQGMKIHLEAKVARVEKGANSITAHVEMKDGKVEKITADRMISAVGVQANIETIGLEALGVKTDRGFIAIDGYGRTNVPGLYAIGDVAGPPMLAHKAEHEAVICIEKIAGLPNVHPMDKSKIPGCTYCHPQVASVGLTEAKAKEQGRDIRVGRFPFVANGKAIALGEDQGLVKTIFDRKTGELLGAHLVGAEVTELIQGFVIAMNLETTEEELMHTIFPHPTISETLKESVLDAYGRALNA from the coding sequence ATGTCGAATGCCTACGACGTCATCATCATCGGCTCCGGCCCCGGCGGCTATATCGCGGCGATCCGCGCCGCCCAGCTCGGCCTGAAGACGGCCATCGTCGAGCGCGAGCACCTCGCCGGCATCTGCTCCAACTGGGGCTGCATCCCGACCAAGGCGCTGCTGCGCTCGGCGGAGATCTTCCACTACGCGCAGCATCCGGGCGACTACGGCGTGAAGATCGACGGCACGGTGACGGCGGACCTTGCCGCCATCGTCGCCCGCTCGCGCGGCATCGCCCAGCGCATGAATGCCGGCGTCGGCTTCCTGATGAAGAAGAACAAGGTCGACATCATCTGGGGCGAGGCCAAGCTGACGAAGCCCGGCGAGATCGTGGTGTCCAGGACGACCAAGGCGATCCAGCAGCCGCAGGCGCCGCTGCCGAAGACCGTCCTGCCCGAAGGCACCTACACCGCCAAGCACATCGTCATCGCCACCGGCGCGCGCCCGCGCGCCCTGCCGGGCATCGAGCCGGACGGCAAGCTGATCTGGACCTATTTCGAGGCGATGAAGCCTGAGGCGATGCCGAAGTCGCTGCTCGTCATGGGCTCGGGCGCCATCGGCATCGAGTTCGCCTCCTTCTACCGCACGCTCGGCGTCGAGGTGACGGTCGTCGAGGTGATGAAGACGGTGATGCCGGTCGAGGACGCGGAGATCTCGGCGCTCGCCAAGAAGCAGTTCGAAAAGCAGGGCATGAAGATTCATCTGGAGGCCAAGGTCGCCAGGGTGGAGAAGGGCGCCAATTCCATCACCGCCCATGTCGAGATGAAGGACGGCAAGGTCGAGAAGATCACCGCCGACCGGATGATCTCCGCCGTCGGCGTGCAGGCGAACATCGAGACGATCGGCCTTGAGGCGCTCGGCGTGAAGACCGACCGCGGCTTCATCGCCATCGACGGCTACGGCAGGACGAATGTTCCCGGCCTCTACGCCATCGGCGATGTCGCCGGTCCCCCCATGCTCGCCCACAAGGCCGAGCACGAGGCCGTCATCTGCATCGAGAAGATCGCCGGCCTGCCGAACGTCCACCCGATGGACAAGTCGAAGATCCCCGGCTGCACCTACTGCCACCCGCAGGTCGCCTCGGTGGGCCTGACGGAAGCCAAGGCCAAGGAGCAGGGCCGCGACATCCGCGTCGGCCGCTTCCCCTTCGTCGCCAACGGCAAGGCCATTGCGCTGGGCGAGGACCAGGGCCTCGTCAAGACGATCTTCGACAGAAAGACCGGCGAACTGCTCGGCGCCCACCTCGTCGGCGCGGAAGTGACCGAGCTCATCCAGGGCTTCGTCATCGCCATGAACCTGGAGACGACGGAGGAGGAACTGATGCACACGATCTTCCCGCACCCGACGATCTCCGAGACGCTGAAGGAAAGCGTGCTGGATGCCTATGGGCGTGCATTGAACGCTTGA
- a CDS encoding YdcH family protein, protein MPNTPHQLAEEFPEHVATIRHLREVDGHFHRISEEYQAVNLAIHRAETDIEPADDFHMADMRKERMRLKDEIYGMLTRPEKVEDIP, encoded by the coding sequence ATGCCGAACACCCCGCACCAACTGGCAGAGGAATTTCCGGAACACGTCGCCACGATTCGCCACCTGCGCGAGGTCGATGGCCACTTCCACCGGATTTCCGAGGAATACCAGGCCGTGAATCTCGCCATTCACCGCGCCGAGACGGACATCGAGCCGGCCGACGACTTCCACATGGCGGACATGCGGAAGGAGCGGATGCGGCTCAAGGATGAAATCTACGGGATGCTCACGCGGCCGGAAAAAGTCGAGGACATTCCCTGA
- a CDS encoding CinA family protein, giving the protein MSIWPEDIEDTARRIVTDFSARGLTIATAESCTAGLIAGAITEIAGSSNAFDRGFVTYSNAAKQQMIGVSGETLDAHGAVSRPTALEMAEGALLHSNADISVAVTGIAGPGGGSDEKPVGLVHLAAARKGRETLHREMRYGDIGRSAVRLATVRTALEMLVELSAD; this is encoded by the coding sequence ATGAGCATCTGGCCCGAGGACATCGAGGACACGGCCCGGCGGATCGTCACCGACTTTTCCGCGCGCGGGCTGACGATCGCCACCGCAGAATCCTGCACGGCCGGCCTCATCGCCGGCGCCATCACCGAGATCGCCGGCTCCTCCAACGCCTTCGACCGCGGCTTCGTCACTTATTCCAACGCCGCGAAGCAGCAGATGATCGGCGTTTCGGGCGAGACGCTCGATGCCCACGGCGCCGTCTCGCGCCCCACGGCGCTGGAGATGGCCGAAGGCGCCCTCCTTCATTCGAACGCTGACATTTCCGTCGCCGTCACCGGCATTGCCGGGCCGGGCGGCGGTTCCGACGAGAAGCCGGTCGGCCTCGTGCACCTCGCCGCCGCGCGCAAGGGACGCGAAACGCTTCACCGCGAAATGCGCTACGGCGATATCGGCCGCAGCGCCGTGCGGCTTGCGACGGTGCGAACCGCGCTGGAAATGCTGGTCGAACTGTCAGCCGATTGA
- the lipA gene encoding lipoyl synthase: MVTILDRTNLDPEAKRVRHPEKANRPDTEVLRKPEWIRVKAPVSKGYQETRDLVRSHKLVTVCEEAGCPNIGECWDKKHATFMIMGEICTRACAFCNVATGKPNALDMEEPENVAKAVRQMGLSHVVITSVDRDDLEDGGAEHFEKVIFAIRAASPATTIEILTPDFLKKPGALERVVAAKPDVFNHNMETVPGNYLTVRPGARYFHSVRLLQRVKELDPTMFTKSGIMVGLGEERNEVLQLMDDLRTADVDFLTIGQYLQPTRKHHKVDRFVTPDEFKSYETVAYTKGFLMVSSSPLTRSSHHAGDDFARLRAARERKLLAAAE, translated from the coding sequence ATGGTCACCATTCTCGACCGCACCAATCTCGACCCCGAAGCCAAGCGGGTGCGCCATCCGGAAAAGGCCAACCGGCCGGACACGGAAGTGCTGCGCAAGCCGGAATGGATCCGCGTCAAGGCGCCGGTCTCCAAGGGCTACCAGGAGACGCGCGATCTGGTGCGCTCCCACAAGCTGGTAACGGTCTGCGAGGAGGCGGGCTGCCCGAATATCGGCGAGTGCTGGGACAAGAAGCACGCCACCTTCATGATCATGGGCGAGATCTGTACCCGCGCCTGCGCCTTCTGCAACGTGGCGACGGGCAAGCCCAATGCACTCGACATGGAAGAGCCGGAAAACGTCGCCAAGGCCGTCCGGCAGATGGGCCTGTCGCACGTCGTCATCACCTCGGTGGACCGTGACGATCTGGAAGACGGCGGCGCCGAGCATTTCGAGAAGGTGATCTTCGCGATCCGCGCCGCGTCCCCCGCAACGACCATCGAGATCCTGACGCCGGACTTCCTGAAGAAGCCGGGCGCGCTGGAGCGCGTGGTCGCCGCCAAGCCCGACGTCTTCAACCACAACATGGAGACCGTGCCCGGCAATTACCTGACGGTGCGTCCCGGCGCGCGCTATTTCCACTCCGTCCGCCTGTTGCAGCGCGTGAAGGAACTGGACCCGACCATGTTCACCAAGTCGGGCATCATGGTGGGCCTCGGCGAGGAGCGCAACGAGGTGCTCCAGCTCATGGACGACCTCAGGACCGCCGACGTCGACTTCCTGACGATCGGCCAGTATCTCCAGCCGACCCGCAAGCACCACAAGGTCGACCGCTTCGTGACGCCGGACGAGTTCAAGTCCTACGAGACCGTCGCCTACACCAAGGGCTTCCTGATGGTCTCCTCCAGCCCGCTGACGCGTTCCTCGCACCATGCCGGCGACGACTTCGCCCGCCTGCGCGCCGCCCGCGAGCGCAAGCTTCTCGCCGCAGCGGAATAG
- the dusB gene encoding tRNA dihydrouridine synthase DusB — protein MTCLKDKQLAIPNLSAPLAIGSQTLRNRVVLAPMSGVTDLPFRDLAWRFGAGLVVTEMVASRELALNARESWSRIRNCGIRPHMVQLAGREAHWMAEAARIAEGEGADIIDINMGCPAKKVIGGYSGSALMRDPDMALGLIEATVNAVKVPVTVKMRLGWDHDSLNAPQIAARAEAAGAAMITVHGRTRMQFYEGRADWDAIRAVRDVLSIPLIANGDVDTAEDALGILRRSGADAVMVGRSAQGRPWHPAVLAGTCAHPSVEEVAATAVGHYRMMLDFYGIEAGLRHARKHVGWYLERFATGLAGAAKAEIMTARDSDFVAGRLAEAILSGEASKLGEAA, from the coding sequence ATGACGTGCTTGAAAGATAAGCAATTGGCGATCCCCAACCTGTCGGCGCCGCTGGCGATCGGCTCACAGACCTTGCGAAACCGGGTGGTGCTGGCGCCGATGTCCGGCGTCACGGACCTTCCGTTCCGCGATCTCGCCTGGCGTTTCGGTGCGGGCCTCGTGGTCACGGAAATGGTGGCGAGCCGCGAACTGGCGCTGAACGCGCGGGAAAGCTGGTCGCGCATCCGCAATTGTGGCATCCGCCCGCATATGGTGCAGCTCGCCGGGCGCGAGGCGCACTGGATGGCGGAGGCGGCGCGCATCGCTGAAGGCGAGGGTGCCGACATCATCGACATCAACATGGGCTGCCCGGCCAAGAAGGTGATCGGCGGCTATTCCGGTTCCGCGCTGATGCGCGATCCGGACATGGCGCTCGGCCTGATCGAGGCGACCGTCAACGCCGTGAAGGTGCCGGTGACGGTGAAGATGCGGCTCGGCTGGGACCATGATTCGCTGAATGCTCCGCAGATCGCCGCCCGCGCCGAGGCGGCGGGCGCGGCGATGATCACCGTGCACGGCCGCACCCGCATGCAGTTCTACGAGGGCAGGGCGGATTGGGACGCGATCCGTGCCGTGCGCGATGTCCTCTCCATTCCGCTCATCGCCAATGGCGATGTCGATACCGCAGAGGACGCACTGGGAATCCTCCGCCGCTCGGGAGCGGATGCCGTGATGGTCGGCCGTTCCGCGCAGGGCAGGCCGTGGCACCCGGCCGTGCTGGCGGGGACATGCGCGCATCCCTCCGTGGAAGAGGTTGCGGCGACAGCGGTCGGGCACTACCGCATGATGCTCGATTTCTACGGCATCGAAGCGGGCCTGCGCCATGCGCGCAAACATGTCGGCTGGTATCTGGAGCGCTTTGCGACCGGCCTTGCCGGCGCGGCGAAGGCCGAGATCATGACGGCGCGCGACAGCGATTTCGTCGCCGGCCGTCTGGCGGAGGCGATCCTTTCGGGCGAGGCATCGAAGCTGGGAGAAGCCGCATGA
- a CDS encoding pyruvate dehydrogenase complex E1 component subunit beta translates to MPVEILMPALSPTMEEGTLSKWVKNEGDTVKSGDVIAEIETDKATMEVEAVDEGVIGKILIPAGTEGVKVNTAIAVLLQDGESADAMAAPKAAEKPAEAAGPKVEEAEKPTRQGSASAPVPAAPKTEVAADPDIPAGTEMVATTVREALRDAMAEEMRRDDDVFVMGEEVAEYQGAYKITQGLLQEFGPRRVIDTPITEHGFGGVGVGAAMTGLKPVVEFMTFNFAMQAIDQIVNSAAKTLYMSGGQMGAPIVFRGPSGAAARVAAQHSQCYAAWYSHIPGLKVVMPYTAADAKGLLKAAIRDPNPIIFLENEILYGQSFEVPKLDDFVLPIGKARIHKKGNDATVVSFGIGMTYAVKAVAELEKEGIDVELIDLRTIRPMDLPTVIESVRKTGRLVTVEEGYPQSSVGTEIATRVMQQAFDYLDAPILTIAGKDVPMPYAANLEKLALPNVGEVVQAVKAVCYK, encoded by the coding sequence ATGCCAGTAGAAATTCTCATGCCCGCCCTGTCTCCGACCATGGAAGAGGGCACGCTTTCCAAATGGGTCAAGAACGAGGGCGACACCGTGAAGTCCGGTGACGTCATCGCCGAGATCGAAACCGACAAGGCCACGATGGAAGTCGAGGCCGTCGACGAGGGCGTGATCGGCAAGATCCTGATCCCGGCCGGCACCGAGGGCGTCAAGGTCAACACGGCGATCGCCGTGCTGCTTCAGGACGGCGAGAGCGCCGATGCGATGGCTGCGCCGAAGGCTGCCGAAAAGCCGGCCGAAGCTGCCGGCCCGAAGGTCGAGGAGGCTGAAAAGCCGACCCGGCAGGGGTCCGCTTCCGCGCCGGTTCCGGCCGCGCCGAAGACCGAAGTCGCCGCCGACCCGGACATCCCGGCCGGCACCGAAATGGTCGCGACGACCGTGCGCGAGGCGCTGCGCGACGCCATGGCCGAGGAAATGCGCCGGGACGACGACGTCTTCGTCATGGGCGAGGAAGTCGCCGAATACCAGGGCGCCTACAAGATCACGCAGGGTCTCCTCCAGGAGTTCGGCCCCCGCCGGGTCATCGACACGCCGATCACCGAGCATGGCTTCGGCGGCGTCGGCGTCGGTGCGGCGATGACCGGCCTCAAGCCGGTCGTCGAGTTCATGACCTTCAACTTCGCCATGCAGGCGATCGACCAGATCGTCAACTCGGCCGCCAAGACCCTCTACATGTCGGGCGGCCAGATGGGCGCGCCGATCGTCTTCCGCGGCCCGAGCGGCGCGGCGGCGCGCGTGGCTGCGCAGCACTCCCAGTGCTATGCCGCCTGGTACAGCCACATTCCGGGCCTCAAGGTCGTCATGCCCTATACGGCGGCCGACGCGAAGGGCCTCCTGAAGGCCGCCATCCGCGATCCGAACCCGATCATCTTCCTCGAGAACGAGATTCTCTACGGCCAGAGCTTCGAAGTGCCGAAGCTGGATGATTTCGTGCTGCCGATCGGCAAGGCGCGCATCCACAAGAAGGGCAACGACGCGACGGTCGTCTCCTTCGGCATCGGCATGACCTACGCGGTCAAGGCTGTCGCCGAGCTGGAGAAGGAAGGCATCGACGTCGAACTGATCGATCTTCGCACCATCCGCCCGATGGACCTGCCGACCGTCATCGAATCGGTCAGGAAGACCGGCCGCCTCGTCACCGTGGAGGAGGGCTACCCGCAGTCTTCCGTCGGCACCGAGATTGCGACCCGCGTCATGCAGCAGGCCTTCGACTATCTCGACGCGCCGATCCTGACGATCGCCGGCAAGGACGTCCCGATGCCCTATGCCGCGAATCTCGAAAAGCTCGCGCTGCCGAATGTCGGCGAAGTCGTCCAGGCGGTGAAGGCCGTCTGCTACAAGTAA
- a CDS encoding SGNH/GDSL hydrolase family protein — protein sequence MKTVLCYGDSLTWGYNAETLDRHAFEDRWPSVLARALGPEVTMIAEGLNGRTTAYDDHLADCDRNGARILPTILHSHDPIDLVILLLGANDMKPAVCGTAFGAMQGMERLVSLVRHHAWPFDAQEGPEVLIVSPPPLCETANTAFAAMFAGGVEQSSMLATLYADLADETGCGFFDAGSVAETTPLDGVHLDVRNTRAVGKGLEPVVRMMLGI from the coding sequence ATGAAGACGGTTCTGTGCTACGGCGACAGCCTGACCTGGGGTTACAACGCGGAAACGCTCGACCGGCATGCCTTCGAGGATCGCTGGCCGAGCGTTCTCGCCAGGGCCCTCGGGCCCGAGGTCACCATGATCGCGGAAGGCCTCAACGGCCGCACCACCGCCTATGACGACCATCTGGCGGACTGCGACCGCAACGGCGCGCGCATCCTGCCGACGATCCTGCACAGCCACGATCCGATCGATCTCGTCATCCTCCTGCTCGGCGCCAACGACATGAAGCCGGCGGTCTGCGGAACGGCGTTCGGCGCGATGCAGGGTATGGAGCGGCTGGTGTCGCTGGTGCGCCACCATGCCTGGCCGTTCGACGCCCAGGAGGGGCCGGAGGTGCTGATCGTCTCCCCGCCGCCGCTCTGCGAGACCGCGAACACCGCCTTTGCCGCGATGTTCGCCGGCGGCGTCGAGCAGTCTTCCATGCTGGCGACGCTCTATGCGGACCTTGCGGACGAAACCGGCTGCGGTTTCTTCGACGCGGGCTCGGTTGCCGAGACGACGCCGCTCGACGGCGTGCATCTCGACGTACGGAACACGCGGGCGGTCGGCAAGGGGCTGGAGCCGGTCGTGCGCATGATGCTCGGGATTTGA
- a CDS encoding pyruvate dehydrogenase complex dihydrolipoamide acetyltransferase has product MPINITMPALSPTMEEGNLAKWLVKEGDTVKSGDVIAEIETDKATMEVEAVDEGVVAKIVVPAGTEGVKVNSLIAILAADGEDVAAAASDGGSAPKAEAPKAEAKAEAPKEAEKPAPAAASAPAATASAGPAPAKDGSRVFSSPLARRLAKEAGIDISAVSGSGPHGRIVKGDIEKAVASGGAKPAAAAAPAAAAAPAAAPKGMSEDAVLKLFDEGSYELVPHDGMRKTIAKRLQESKQTIPHFYVSVDVELDALLALRAQLNDSAPRKEDKPAYKLSVNDMVIKAMALALRDVPDANVSWTETNMVKHKHADVGVAVSIPGGLITPIIRKAETKTLSAISNEMKDLGKRAKERKLKPEEYQGGTTAVSNMGMMGVKNFAAVVNPPHATILAVGAGEERVVVKGGEIKIVNAMTVTLSTDHRCVDGALGAELLGAFKRYIENPMGMLV; this is encoded by the coding sequence ATGCCGATCAACATTACGATGCCCGCCCTTTCGCCCACCATGGAAGAGGGCAATCTCGCCAAGTGGCTCGTCAAGGAAGGCGACACCGTGAAATCCGGTGACGTCATCGCCGAGATCGAGACCGACAAGGCGACGATGGAAGTCGAGGCCGTCGACGAAGGCGTTGTCGCCAAGATCGTCGTGCCGGCCGGCACGGAAGGCGTGAAGGTCAACAGCCTCATCGCCATCCTCGCTGCCGACGGCGAGGACGTGGCGGCCGCAGCCAGCGACGGTGGTTCCGCCCCGAAGGCAGAGGCCCCAAAGGCGGAGGCCAAGGCCGAAGCGCCGAAGGAAGCGGAAAAGCCGGCCCCCGCCGCCGCATCGGCTCCGGCTGCGACGGCCTCGGCAGGACCCGCTCCGGCGAAGGACGGCAGCCGCGTCTTTTCCTCGCCGCTCGCCCGGCGTCTTGCCAAGGAGGCCGGCATCGACATTTCGGCGGTTTCGGGCTCCGGGCCGCACGGCCGCATCGTGAAGGGTGACATCGAGAAGGCCGTCGCTTCCGGCGGCGCCAAGCCCGCCGCCGCAGCCGCTCCGGCTGCTGCTGCAGCGCCCGCCGCCGCGCCGAAGGGCATGTCGGAAGACGCCGTGCTCAAGCTCTTCGACGAAGGCTCCTACGAGCTCGTGCCGCATGACGGCATGCGCAAGACCATCGCCAAGCGCCTGCAGGAATCCAAGCAGACGATCCCGCACTTCTACGTGTCGGTCGACGTGGAGCTCGACGCGCTGCTGGCGCTGCGCGCCCAGCTCAACGACAGCGCCCCGCGCAAGGAAGACAAGCCGGCCTACAAGCTCTCGGTCAACGACATGGTGATCAAGGCCATGGCGCTCGCTCTGCGCGACGTGCCTGATGCCAACGTCTCCTGGACCGAGACGAACATGGTCAAGCACAAGCATGCGGATGTCGGCGTCGCCGTCTCCATTCCGGGCGGCCTGATCACGCCGATCATCCGCAAGGCCGAGACCAAGACGCTGTCGGCCATCTCCAACGAGATGAAGGACCTCGGCAAGCGCGCCAAGGAACGCAAGCTGAAGCCCGAGGAATACCAGGGCGGCACGACCGCCGTCTCCAACATGGGCATGATGGGCGTCAAGAACTTCGCGGCCGTCGTCAACCCGCCGCATGCGACGATCCTGGCGGTCGGCGCGGGCGAGGAGCGGGTCGTGGTCAAGGGCGGCGAGATCAAGATCGTCAACGCCATGACCGTGACGCTCTCCACTGACCATCGCTGCGTCGATGGCGCGCTCGGCGCCGAGCTTCTCGGGGCCTTCAAGCGCTACATCGAGAATCCGATGGGCATGCTCGTCTGA
- a CDS encoding type II toxin-antitoxin system RatA family toxin: MPQFETRRPVPHTPEQMYALVADVERYPEFLPLCEGLAVRSRKERDGKELLVADMTVGYKAIRETFTTQVLLSRTERAIDVKYIDGPFRYLDNRWRFEPLPDGGCSVHFFIDYEFKSRILGALMGSMFDRAFRMFTEAFEKRAAAIYGGASIG, from the coding sequence ATGCCCCAGTTCGAAACCCGCAGACCCGTTCCTCATACGCCCGAGCAGATGTACGCCCTCGTCGCCGATGTCGAGCGCTACCCGGAGTTCCTGCCGCTCTGCGAGGGGCTGGCGGTGCGCTCGCGCAAGGAGCGGGACGGCAAGGAGCTGCTCGTCGCCGACATGACGGTCGGCTACAAGGCGATCCGCGAGACCTTCACCACGCAGGTGCTGCTGAGCCGGACGGAGCGGGCGATCGACGTCAAGTATATCGACGGGCCGTTCCGCTATCTCGACAACCGCTGGCGCTTCGAGCCCTTGCCGGACGGCGGCTGCTCCGTGCATTTCTTCATCGACTACGAGTTCAAGAGCCGCATCCTCGGCGCGCTGATGGGCTCGATGTTCGACCGCGCCTTCCGCATGTTCACCGAGGCCTTCGAGAAGCGCGCGGCGGCGATCTATGGCGGCGCGTCAATCGGCTGA
- a CDS encoding AAA family ATPase, with translation MTMTIEEAAQRLKTAERVLVIGCSGSGKSTLALRLAGRLGLPYVSMDREIFWLPGWQPRPREEALARLEEIVAGERWIIDGTSPGTLALRLPRTHLVLWLRPPRLTSLYGVISRWLRYRGRSRPEMADDCPEKIDREFLAYIWNFEETESPEIEENLAAFGPDVPVCVLKSRRENDRLLARFAAVH, from the coding sequence ATGACGATGACGATCGAGGAAGCGGCGCAGCGTTTGAAGACCGCGGAGCGCGTGCTGGTAATCGGCTGCTCGGGCAGCGGCAAGAGCACGCTGGCGCTGAGGCTCGCCGGCCGGCTCGGCCTGCCTTACGTCTCGATGGACCGCGAGATCTTCTGGCTGCCGGGCTGGCAGCCGCGGCCGCGCGAGGAAGCATTGGCGCGTCTTGAGGAGATCGTCGCGGGCGAGCGCTGGATCATCGACGGCACAAGTCCCGGCACCCTGGCGCTGCGCCTGCCGCGGACCCATCTGGTTCTCTGGCTTCGCCCGCCACGCTTGACGTCGCTCTACGGTGTGATTTCCCGCTGGCTGCGCTATCGCGGGCGTTCGCGGCCGGAAATGGCCGACGATTGCCCGGAGAAGATCGACCGCGAATTCCTGGCCTACATCTGGAATTTCGAGGAGACGGAAAGCCCCGAGATCGAGGAGAATCTTGCGGCATTTGGACCGGACGTGCCGGTTTGCGTGTTGAAATCGCGGCGCGAGAACGACCGGCTACTTGCAAGATTTGCCGCGGTTCATTAG
- a CDS encoding bifunctional 2-C-methyl-D-erythritol 4-phosphate cytidylyltransferase/2-C-methyl-D-erythritol 2,4-cyclodiphosphate synthase yields the protein MLAENALSCGVVIVAAGRGERAGSHADGPKQYRRIGGRPVISHTLDLFVNWPHAKCIVVVIHPDDEALLEAARAAALPAGDRLIVVHGGPTRQQSVLAGLEALAADGISHVLIQDAVRPFVEPAILERTLTAFHHGARAVLPAVAVADTLKRADANGNVAETVSRSGLFAAQTPQSFHFQTILEAHRRAAASARTDFTDDAAIAEWAGVRVHLVEGGAGNVKLTLQKDLAMADQRLSHGLPDVRTGNGYDVHQLVEGDGVTLCGLFIPHDQKLSGHSDADVALHALTDALLATCGAGDIGDHFPPSDPQWKGAASRIFLEHAAAIVREKGGTIMNADVSLIAEAPKVGPHREAMRRNLAEFLGIALDRCSVKATTNEKIGFIGRREGIAAIATATVVYKGSEA from the coding sequence ATGCTGGCGGAAAATGCGCTATCCTGCGGGGTTGTGATCGTTGCCGCCGGGCGCGGCGAGCGGGCAGGCAGCCATGCCGACGGCCCCAAGCAGTACCGCCGCATCGGCGGAAGGCCGGTGATCTCCCATACGCTCGATCTCTTTGTCAATTGGCCGCACGCCAAGTGTATCGTCGTCGTGATTCATCCCGATGACGAGGCGCTGCTGGAGGCCGCCCGCGCCGCCGCCCTGCCTGCGGGCGACCGCCTGATCGTCGTGCACGGCGGGCCGACGCGCCAGCAGTCCGTGCTCGCGGGGCTGGAAGCCCTTGCCGCAGACGGGATCAGCCATGTGCTCATCCAGGATGCCGTGCGCCCCTTCGTCGAGCCGGCCATCCTGGAGCGCACCCTCACCGCCTTCCACCACGGCGCGCGCGCGGTCCTGCCCGCCGTCGCCGTCGCGGACACGCTGAAACGGGCGGATGCCAACGGCAATGTCGCCGAAACGGTCTCCCGCTCCGGCCTTTTCGCGGCGCAGACGCCGCAGTCCTTCCACTTTCAGACCATCCTGGAGGCGCACCGCCGAGCAGCGGCCTCCGCCCGTACGGATTTCACCGACGACGCCGCGATCGCCGAATGGGCCGGGGTGCGCGTCCACCTCGTCGAAGGCGGCGCCGGCAACGTCAAGCTCACCCTGCAGAAGGATCTCGCCATGGCCGACCAGCGCCTTTCCCACGGGCTTCCCGACGTTCGCACCGGCAACGGCTACGACGTGCACCAGCTCGTGGAGGGCGACGGCGTGACGCTCTGCGGCCTGTTCATCCCGCACGACCAGAAGCTGTCAGGCCATTCGGATGCCGACGTCGCCCTCCACGCCTTGACGGACGCCCTGCTCGCCACCTGCGGCGCGGGTGACATCGGCGACCATTTCCCACCCTCCGATCCGCAATGGAAAGGCGCGGCCTCCCGCATCTTCCTCGAACATGCGGCGGCCATCGTGCGCGAAAAGGGCGGCACGATCATGAATGCCGACGTCTCGCTCATCGCCGAGGCGCCGAAGGTCGGGCCGCACCGCGAGGCCATGCGCCGCAATCTTGCGGAATTCCTCGGCATCGCCCTCGACCGCTGCTCGGTGAAGGCGACGACCAACGAGAAAATCGGCTTCATCGGGCGACGCGAGGGCATCGCCGCGATCGCCACGGCAACCGTGGTCTACAAGGGGAGCGAGGCATGA